From one Brachypodium distachyon strain Bd21 chromosome 4, Brachypodium_distachyon_v3.0, whole genome shotgun sequence genomic stretch:
- the LOC100832816 gene encoding H/ACA ribonucleoprotein complex subunit 4, producing the protein MSSPPPAVASPASELSKSKKKKSKSKDASADPAAGDNNPSLAEAEAKTDGYMIKPQSLVPSLDTSTWPFLLKNYDRLNVRTGHYTPLPSGHSPLKRPLQEYLRYGVINLDKPSNPSSHEVVAWIKRLLRVEKTGHSGTLDPKVTGNLIVCVDRATRLVKSQQGAGKEYVCIARFHAAVPNTARVARALESLTGAVFQRPPLISAVKRQLRVRTIYESKLLEHDPERHLAVFWISCEAGTYVRTLCVHLGLLLGVGAHMQELRRVRSGILGEQDNMVTMHDVMDSMWALDNHKDESYIRRVVMPLEVILTSYKRLVVKDSAVNAICYGAKLMIPGLLRFENDIDVGEEVVLMTTKGEAIAIGIAEMPTAVMATCDHGAVAKIKRVVMDRDTYPRKWGLGPVALKKKKMIAEGLLDKHGKPTEKTPAEWLRNVALPTGGDAMIASIAAAPEPEKVKVEQADVKDEEEDKADGGRKRKIVVSESTPAKKVKSEEVTEAVEGEKSEKKKKKKDKGEPGSAVSEAVKEKGDLSDQEMGGSEKKKKKKKNKEGTDLVKPESAPDGAVAEGEKSDKKKEKKKKKNQDTDKA; encoded by the coding sequence AtgtcctccccgccgccggccgtcgcGTCCCCGGCCTCCGAGCTGAGCAaatccaagaagaagaagagcaaatCCAAGGACGCctccgccgaccccgccgccggcgataACAACCCGTCACTGGCGGAGGCTGAGGCGAAGACCGATGGGTACATGATCAAGCCCCAGTCCTTGGTCCCGTCCCTCGATACCTCCACCTGGCCGTTCCTCCTCAAGAACTACGACCGCCTCAACGTCCGCACAGGCCACTACACCCCGCTCCCCTCCGGCCACTCGCCGCTCAAGCGGCCCCTCCAGGAGTACCTCCGCTACGGCGTCATCAACCTCGACAAGCCGTCCAACCCCTCGTCCCACGAGGTGGTCGCCTGGATCAAGCGCCTCCTCCGCGTCGAGAAGACGGGCCACAGCGGCACGCTCGACCCCAAGGTCACCGGCAACCTCATCGTCTGCGTCGaccgcgccacccgcctcgtCAAGTCGCAGCAGGGCGCCGGCAAGGAGTACGTCTGCATCGCCCGCTTCCACGCCGCCGTGCCAAACACGGCCCGCGTGGCTCGCGCGCTCGAGTCGCTTACCGGCGCCGTCTTCCAGCGCCCGCCCCTCATCTCCGCAGTCAAGCGCCAGCTCCGGGTGCGGACTATTTACGAGAGCAAGCTTCTGGAACACGACCCGGAGCGCCACCTTGCTGTGTTTTGGATCTCCTGCGAGGCAGGAACCTATGTGCGGACGCTCTGTGTGCACCTTGGGCTGCTCCTTGGTGTTGGTGCGCATATGCAGGAGCTGCGCCGTGTCCGGTCGGGGATTCTCGGAGAGCAGGACAACATGGTAACCATGCACGATGTGATGGATTCTATGTGGGCGCTTGACAACCACAAGGATGAGTCTTACATAAGGCGTGTGGTGATGCCTCTTGAGGTCATTCTTACTAGCTACAAGAGGCTTGTCGTCAAGGACTCTGCTGTTAATGCTATATGCTATGGTGCTAAGCTTATGATTCCTGGATTACTCCGGTTTGAGAACGACATTGATGTTGGGGAGGAGGTTGTTCTCATGACTACTAAGGGGGAGGCCATTGCCATTGGTATCGCTGAGATGCCCACTGCTGTTATGGCAACTTGTGACCATGGTGCAGTAGCCAAGATCAAGAGGGTGGTGATGGACAGAGACACCTACCCGAGGAAGTGGGGACTTGGCCCGGTGGCGctcaagaagaaaaagatgattGCCGAGGGCCTCCTTGATAAGCATGGGAAGCCAACTGAGAAGACCCCAGCTGAGTGGCTTCGAAACGTGGCGCTCCCCACTGGTGGTGATGCAATGATTGCTAGCATTGCTGCTGCCCCTGAGCcggagaaggtgaaggtggaaCAGGCCGATGtcaaggatgaggaggaggataaGGCCGATGGAGGCCGCAAGAGGAAGATTGTTGTATCTGAGTCTACGCCTGCAAAGAAGGTCAAATCGGAGGAGGTCACAGAAGCAGTGGAAGGGGAGAAGagtgagaagaagaagaaaaagaaagataaggGAGAACCAGGATCAGCTGTTTCGGAGGCAGTGAAGGAGAAGGGTGATCTGAGTGATCAGGAGATGGGTGGCAgtgagaagaaaaagaaaaagaagaagaacaaggaagGAACTGATCTTGTTAAACCAGAGAGTGCTCCAGATGGAGCTGTTGCGGAAGGTGAGAAAAGTgacaagaaaaaggagaagaaaaagaagaaaaatcaagatACAGACAAGGCATAA